A genome region from Gallus gallus isolate bGalGal1 chromosome 9, bGalGal1.mat.broiler.GRCg7b, whole genome shotgun sequence includes the following:
- the LOC121113450 gene encoding AT-rich interactive domain-containing protein 1A-like codes for MEIFGILKEYEVGDPGQRALCGLESSSRHWQIGGRDTTEHIQTHFESKRECSTADSKRNAREGEAPPSDSSSSILEDEPCGTDETPLCLIRDWQDSLVKRCTCVSHIIRSLSFVLGGDTEMCKHAGLLLILGKLLLLHYEHPERKQAALSSEREEPEWDQGLSISVEEWWWDCLQMLRGNTLVTPANISGQLDLSPFPESLCLLILDRLLHGAVCPSAEAQDPFPALNGAECSPLPSEPGLGNAQQTHWILFSQLPPAATWRSCTVPYCVSFTTERAQCAERWLWSYWPAWHRGTAWQRERLPCRRGALATCWASWRTAGCRTVPAEPGRPVHKKNSTCEPTSMEMMRRAAWALLALAKVDENHSQLTLHESQLLDISVSPAVDSSISQVICDVLFFIDRP; via the coding sequence atGGAGATCTTTGGAATCCTGAAGGAATATGAGGTGGGAGACCCAGGGCAAAGAGCACTCTGTGggttggagagcagcagccgGCACTGGCAGATTGGTGGCAGAGATACCACTGAGCACATCCAGACCCACTTTGAGAGCAAGAGGGAGTGCTCCACGGCTGACAGCAAACGAAATGCTAGGGAAGGGGAGGCTCCTCCATCTGACAGCTCCTCAAGCATTCTGGAGGACGAACCTTGCGGCACAGACGAGACACCCCTCTGCCTCATCCGCGACTGGCAGGACTCTCTGGTGAAGCGCTGCACCTGTGTCTCCCACATCATCAGGAGTTTGTCGTTTGTGCTGGGCGGTGACACTGAGATGTGCAAACACGCCGGGCTGCTGCTGATTCTGGGGAAACTGCTGCTCTTACACTATGAGCACCCAGAGCGCAAGcaggcagccctgagctctgaGAGAGAGGAGCCTGAGTGGGACCAGGGGCTGAGCATCAGCGTGGAGGAGTGGTGGTGGGACTGCCTGCAGATGCTGCGTGGAAACACGCTGGTGACACCGGCCAACATTTCTGGCCAGCTGGACCTGTCTCCTTTCCCAGAAAGCCTCTGCTTGCTGATCCTGGACAGACTCCTTCACGGGGCAGTATGTCCATCAGCAGAGGCCCAGGACCCATTTCCAGCACTGAATGGGGCTGAATGCAGTCCTCTCCCCTCAGAGCCTGGTTTGGGAAACGCTCAGCAAACTCATTGGATTTTATTCTCACAGCTACCCCCGGCAGCCACTTGGAGAAGCTGTACAGTGCCCTACTGCGTTTCCTTCACGACCGAGAGAGCCCAGTGTGCTGAGAGATGGCTGTGGTCCTACTGGCCAGCTTGgcacagggggacagcctgGCAGCGAGAGCGATTGCCTTGCAGGAGGGGAGCGTTGGCAACTTGCTGGGCTTCTTGGAGGACTGCTGGCTGCCGCACAgtgccagcagagccaggcCGGCCGGTGCACAAGAAGAACTCAACCTGCGAGCCGACAAGCATGGAAATGATGCGCCGAGCTGCTTGGGCGCTGCTCGCCCTGGCCAAGGTGGACGAGAACCACTCGCAGCTCACATTGCATGAGTCGCAGCTGTTGGACATCTCTGTGTCGCCTGCAGTGGACTCCTCGATCTCACAAGTTATTTGTGATGTGCTATTTTTCATTGACCGGCCCTGA